GCGTTTTTCTTCGCAGGCTAGAGACAACGGCGAGGGGCCCGCAAACCTTTGAGTTCTGCGACTCCGGAAACATGGCTGTTATTTCCCGCCTTGACGTTTCCTCGCTACTCGAACTAAACGCGGCTTCCGCGAGGTCGTTCACTCGAGCGCCTTGTGCGTCTGCAGCGCGCTAATTTCCGCGGTGCTCAAGCCGAGTATCTCGCGCAGAACGTAGTCGTTGTGCTGGCCGATTTGCGCGCCGGGCCATCCGACGGCGGCCGGCGTGCGCGAAAACACCATCCGTGATCTTTCATAAGGCACCGAACCAAATTGCGGATGCTCCAGGTAGATGATGTGATCGCGGTCCTTGAGCTGCGGATCGTCGAGAACATCCGCACAGTTTGATACGCGATGGGCGGGGACTCCCATGCTTTGCAAAAGCTCCTCCAGCGCCTCCACCTCCAAGTCTTTCGTCCATGAGCCGATCACATCATCCAGCGCCGCCCTGTTCGCGATGCGATCGCTGGCCGTGGCAAACCGGCGGTCTTCGGACCAGCCCCGCTCCGAGGCTCTGCAGAGCGCGCGCCACACATCGTCGGTCGGCGCGGCCAACGCGATCCATCGATCGGTACCGATGCACGGATAGACCCCGGTCGGCGCATACTCCGGCAGGGCATTGCCCATGCGCGACTGGATTCGTCCGTTGACCGTGTAGTCGAGCACCGCTGGACCAAGCAGATGTATCGAGCACTCGGATTGAGAAAGGTCGATGTACTGGCCTTGCCCCGTGCTCCGCTTGTGATCGACGGCCGTCAATAATGCCGCGACCGTGAACCTCGGTGCGACATAATCCGTGTACGCGCTATACGGTGCGGCGGGCGCGCGATCGGGCCATCCCGTCAGTTCGCCAAATCCCGACATGACGGCGCCCATCGTGCCGTAGCCGGCGAGCATCGCCGCGGGGCCCGTCTGTCCGCTAAGGCAGGAGCTGAGCATTATCAAGTCAGGCTTGATGTTCCGCAAGGCCTGATAGTCCATCCCCCACGAACGCATCACTCTTGGGGAAAAATTCTCAACTACTACGTCGGCCCATGTGACCAGCCGAAGAGCAATTTCCCGCGCCTCAGGAACCGCGAGATTGAGCGAAACATCGTACTTGCCCATGTTCGCATTGCTGAAGCCAGCGGAGCGATCGAGGCCGGATCGGCCATCCTTGAACGGTCCAACCGTGCGATACGTATCGAGCTTCTTTGAGCTTTCGATGCGAACGACCGTTGCGCCATAGTCCGCGAGATAACGTGTGGCGCCCGGTCCTGCGTATGCCCAGGTGAAATCCAGTACCTTGAGGCCGTCGAGCGCACCTTTCGAAGCCGCGCTTGAGACGGGCCTGGCCGGATTCGCTGTGGCCCGCCGCTCGCCGGCGATCTCGCTCGTGTGCTCACCTAGTAGTGGTGGCCTCCGGCGATAGCGAAGCGGTGTCTCACTAAGCTTCGCGAACGGACCGGGATAGACAACTTCTTTGCCAAACTCCGGATGCTCAATGCTGGTCCAGTATTCGCGCGCTTCGAGCTGCCTGGCCCGAACCATGTCGGCGGTATTGCTCACGGGAACGAGCAGGATTCGCCGCCGTAAAGCCTCATCGAACAGTTCCGTCTTGGTCTGGCTGAGCGTGAAGCCCTCGATACAATCCATGCAGCGGTTGTACTCTTCGAGAGATTCCTTCCCGCTCACCAACAGCCCGCCGTATCTGATCCAATCCTTGTCCCGCGTCGCTTCATCGCAAAAACCTCGTTCGTGAATCCATTCAAAGAGCCTGCGCGTCGGCCCGCCGAGGACGGGGCCGAACGAAAACGTGATACTCACGTGGCCGTCTTTGCACGGATAGACGAAGCGAGTTCTAATCTTGCCGACTTTGAGTCCGCCTCCCATCCGCTCGGCCGGACGATCGTGCCAACCAGTAGCGAGCACGTTGAACTGGGTCGTCATCATCATCGCTGTTTGCGCGGACACATCGATATGCTGTCCAAGGCCGTCGCGTTCGCGGGCACTCAGCGCGATAAGAGCGCCCGCAGCCGCTTCGATGCCCGCGTGTAGGTACGATTGAGGGACCGACGTATGCACCGGTGGCCGGTCTTCATCGCCGGTGATTAGGAGCGCGCCGGATGCTGCAGTCACTGTGAGATCAGTGGCCGCCCATCGCGCCTTCGGTCCCTTTTGTCCGAACGGAGTGATCGAAATGACAATCAGCAGCCGATTGATCTCGGCCAGCGTACGATAACCAAGGCCGAGTCGATCCATGTAGCCGGGAGAGAATGACTCGATCAGGATATCGGCCGTGTTCACCAATTGGAGCAGATTCTCTCGGCCTGCCGAGCTTTCAAGATCGATCGTGATGCTGCGTTTGTTGCGGTTAAGCGCCCAGAAATTGAGGCTCTGATCGACGTTCTTCCCATCGCCACGGAAAGGCCCGATCTT
The nucleotide sequence above comes from Candidatus Binataceae bacterium. Encoded proteins:
- a CDS encoding CoA transferase — encoded protein: MLSSYRVLDLTDAGALICGQVLGDFGADVILVEPPGGVSARKIGPFRGDGKNVDQSLNFWALNRNKRSITIDLESSAGRENLLQLVNTADILIESFSPGYMDRLGLGYRTLAEINRLLIVISITPFGQKGPKARWAATDLTVTAASGALLITGDEDRPPVHTSVPQSYLHAGIEAAAGALIALSARERDGLGQHIDVSAQTAMMMTTQFNVLATGWHDRPAERMGGGLKVGKIRTRFVYPCKDGHVSITFSFGPVLGGPTRRLFEWIHERGFCDEATRDKDWIRYGGLLVSGKESLEEYNRCMDCIEGFTLSQTKTELFDEALRRRILLVPVSNTADMVRARQLEAREYWTSIEHPEFGKEVVYPGPFAKLSETPLRYRRRPPLLGEHTSEIAGERRATANPARPVSSAASKGALDGLKVLDFTWAYAGPGATRYLADYGATVVRIESSKKLDTYRTVGPFKDGRSGLDRSAGFSNANMGKYDVSLNLAVPEAREIALRLVTWADVVVENFSPRVMRSWGMDYQALRNIKPDLIMLSSCLSGQTGPAAMLAGYGTMGAVMSGFGELTGWPDRAPAAPYSAYTDYVAPRFTVAALLTAVDHKRSTGQGQYIDLSQSECSIHLLGPAVLDYTVNGRIQSRMGNALPEYAPTGVYPCIGTDRWIALAAPTDDVWRALCRASERGWSEDRRFATASDRIANRAALDDVIGSWTKDLEVEALEELLQSMGVPAHRVSNCADVLDDPQLKDRDHIIYLEHPQFGSVPYERSRMVFSRTPAAVGWPGAQIGQHNDYVLREILGLSTAEISALQTHKALE